In Candidatus Amarolinea dominans, a genomic segment contains:
- a CDS encoding nucleotidyltransferase family protein → MDNIANLDPVRFALAATELTRWLRTTDWDAAAARVRGWDDATWRQAPRVLYLHTLTPWIVPILAQQPALAAALPEWLHQHLATLHAWGQERSRLQQDELAAILRSAERAGIAVLPLKGAVTAQTLYASPDQRQMADLDLLAHPDDWPGLSAGLHSLGYVEREQNWKNRTFTRPGWSQKVPWTWHPDNARLVDINLEAQEGMEWLAVDFTEALWRGARPGVLLGVNTLLPDLVTHFIYSLAHAAAHIIQGPPRLIWLQDTAYLARQVQATGLWSDAQAWLDRLDARLTAPALTMAAELFPDCVPAADLARLVGRLSPLLQAWLATQREPAPLSDFATWRPVRERLRWCNTNGERLRLAWYEGFPHRWRLADHYPTLAASRWWFLAYGPYAVAGLRELARLLRTRFGEQRSEIEIGE, encoded by the coding sequence GTGGACAACATCGCGAATCTGGACCCGGTTCGTTTTGCGTTGGCAGCCACCGAACTGACCCGTTGGCTGCGCACAACGGATTGGGACGCCGCGGCCGCGCGCGTGCGGGGCTGGGATGACGCCACCTGGCGTCAGGCGCCGCGCGTGCTCTATCTGCATACGCTGACGCCCTGGATTGTGCCCATTCTGGCGCAGCAGCCGGCCCTGGCCGCGGCGCTTCCGGAGTGGTTGCACCAGCACCTGGCGACGCTGCACGCGTGGGGGCAGGAGCGCAGCCGGCTGCAACAGGACGAGCTGGCGGCGATTCTGCGCAGCGCGGAGCGGGCGGGCATTGCCGTACTGCCGCTCAAAGGCGCGGTCACCGCGCAGACCCTCTACGCCTCGCCGGACCAACGCCAGATGGCAGACCTTGATCTGTTGGCGCATCCGGACGACTGGCCGGGGCTCAGCGCCGGCCTGCACAGCCTGGGCTATGTCGAACGCGAGCAGAATTGGAAGAATCGCACCTTCACCCGGCCCGGTTGGTCGCAAAAAGTGCCCTGGACCTGGCACCCTGACAACGCCCGCCTGGTTGACATCAACCTCGAGGCGCAGGAGGGCATGGAGTGGCTGGCAGTGGATTTTACCGAGGCCCTTTGGCGCGGTGCGCGGCCCGGCGTGCTGCTCGGCGTCAACACCCTGCTGCCCGACCTCGTGACGCATTTCATCTACTCGCTGGCCCATGCCGCCGCGCACATCATCCAGGGGCCGCCGCGGCTGATCTGGCTGCAGGACACCGCCTACCTGGCGCGCCAAGTGCAGGCGACCGGCCTGTGGTCAGACGCGCAAGCCTGGCTCGACCGCCTGGACGCCCGCCTGACCGCGCCCGCGCTGACGATGGCAGCCGAACTCTTTCCAGACTGCGTGCCGGCCGCCGATCTGGCGCGGCTGGTCGGTCGTCTGTCGCCGCTGCTGCAGGCCTGGCTGGCTACCCAACGGGAGCCGGCGCCGTTGAGCGATTTTGCCACCTGGCGCCCGGTGCGTGAGCGCCTGCGCTGGTGCAACACGAACGGCGAGCGGCTGCGCCTGGCCTGGTACGAAGGCTTTCCGCACCGCTGGCGCCTGGCCGATCATTACCCCACCCTGGCCGCCTCACGCTGGTGGTTTTTAGCCTATGGCCCTTACGCCGTCGCCGGCCTGCGCGAACTGGCGCGGCTGTTGCGCACGCGCTTTGGAGAGCAGAGATCGGAGATTGAGATCGGAGAGTGA
- a CDS encoding right-handed parallel beta-helix repeat-containing protein: MNRSLQYTLYAGVAALIGLLVVQPLVHAGAPRSAGVMWAARAQDQQSAAQAPQVTRTVCPSGCPYSVIQTAITASSSGDVVRVLAGVYQENITLKAGVSVIGSGPGQSIIDGRALNATVLATTSTIGNSTVVSGFTIRNGSATAGGGVRLDGGASPTIRDNIIENNVATTFFGGGMSLSGGSSARIEYNLIRNNSVSAATGSGGGVFIRESSNATLIGNRIEGNTANNGGGVYVQGSAPILTANRLANNQAANLGGGLILTQSSHATLLNNVLESNTSGLDGGGAIVQNSSNAILRSNVLRNNTANNNGTAGGIKFYGAGTPTFDGNWLEGNEGKDGGGAYLELGNNVLFANNVLVANRARNFGGAMVANGVPAIIRNNLIRENQAAQNGGGVYLQAGTPQFSNNTVDNNDAQGPGDGLVVQGGAVATVRENIITNNARGINVQGATVTPIANDVWNNTTNYINLAPDTASISQNPYFTSGPLGAFYLSQTAAGQTVNSPAMNAGARTAVAASVDTRTTRTDEVLDSGVVDMGFHYPPQAPQLRVEPSELVFHADSAGVTLPSRWLLLLSDNAFPLTWGLTEEVAWLRLNVSTGATPAVVEATALSANLAEGVYDVCVLVEAGGVSTNCLPVRLEIARTCSLPTDLDCDGSLAAADLVLLAGHWGEASGSLPFVPRFDLNSDGRISVADFILATANWALAQ, encoded by the coding sequence ATGAATCGGTCATTACAATATACCCTATACGCAGGTGTTGCCGCGCTCATTGGTCTGCTCGTGGTGCAGCCGTTGGTACATGCCGGCGCGCCACGGAGTGCAGGCGTCATGTGGGCGGCGCGGGCACAGGACCAGCAATCTGCTGCCCAAGCGCCGCAGGTGACGCGCACGGTCTGTCCGTCCGGCTGTCCGTACAGCGTGATCCAGACGGCCATTACGGCTTCTAGCAGCGGCGATGTGGTGCGGGTGCTGGCCGGCGTCTATCAGGAGAACATCACGCTCAAGGCAGGCGTGTCGGTCATCGGCAGCGGCCCAGGTCAGAGCATCATTGACGGGCGTGCGCTCAACGCCACCGTGTTGGCAACCACCAGCACAATCGGAAACAGCACGGTGGTGTCCGGCTTCACGATCCGCAACGGCTCGGCCACTGCGGGGGGCGGTGTACGCCTGGACGGCGGCGCCTCGCCCACGATCCGGGACAACATCATCGAGAACAATGTGGCAACCACTTTCTTTGGCGGCGGCATGTCGCTATCGGGCGGCTCCAGTGCGCGCATCGAGTACAACCTGATTCGCAACAACAGCGTCAGCGCTGCCACCGGCTCCGGCGGCGGCGTCTTCATCCGTGAAAGCTCCAACGCCACCTTGATCGGCAATCGCATCGAGGGTAACACGGCGAACAACGGCGGCGGGGTGTACGTGCAAGGTTCAGCGCCCATCCTGACCGCGAATCGGCTGGCCAACAACCAGGCCGCCAACCTGGGCGGCGGCCTGATCCTGACGCAGAGCAGCCACGCAACGCTTTTGAACAACGTCCTGGAGTCCAACACGAGCGGCCTGGACGGGGGCGGCGCCATCGTTCAGAACAGCAGCAACGCCATCTTGCGCAGCAACGTGCTGCGCAACAACACGGCCAACAACAACGGTACGGCCGGCGGCATCAAATTTTACGGCGCCGGCACGCCCACCTTCGATGGCAACTGGCTGGAGGGCAATGAGGGCAAGGACGGCGGCGGGGCGTATCTGGAGTTGGGCAACAACGTGCTCTTTGCCAACAATGTGCTCGTCGCGAACCGCGCCCGCAACTTCGGCGGAGCAATGGTCGCCAATGGCGTACCCGCGATCATTCGCAACAACCTGATCCGCGAGAATCAGGCGGCGCAGAATGGCGGCGGGGTTTATCTGCAGGCAGGGACGCCGCAATTCAGCAACAACACGGTGGACAATAATGATGCGCAGGGGCCAGGCGATGGCCTGGTGGTGCAGGGCGGCGCCGTTGCCACGGTGCGCGAGAACATCATCACCAACAACGCCAGGGGCATCAATGTGCAGGGCGCCACCGTCACCCCGATCGCCAACGATGTCTGGAACAACACGACGAACTACATCAACCTGGCCCCGGATACCGCCAGCATCTCGCAGAATCCGTATTTCACCAGCGGGCCGTTGGGCGCATTCTATCTGAGTCAAACCGCGGCCGGGCAGACCGTCAACAGCCCGGCCATGAACGCCGGCGCGCGCACGGCCGTCGCGGCCAGTGTGGACACCCGCACCACGCGTACCGATGAGGTGTTGGACAGCGGGGTCGTTGATATGGGCTTTCACTACCCGCCGCAGGCGCCTCAACTGCGAGTCGAACCGTCCGAACTGGTCTTCCATGCGGACAGCGCGGGCGTCACGCTGCCGAGCCGCTGGCTGCTGCTGCTGAGCGACAACGCCTTTCCCCTCACCTGGGGCCTGACCGAAGAAGTGGCGTGGCTGCGCTTGAACGTCAGCACCGGCGCGACTCCTGCTGTGGTCGAAGCCACCGCGCTTTCCGCCAATCTGGCCGAGGGGGTTTACGACGTGTGCGTGTTGGTCGAGGCCGGCGGCGTCAGCACCAATTGCCTGCCGGTGCGCCTGGAAATCGCCCGCACCTGCAGCCTGCCCACCGACCTGGACTGTGATGGCAGCCTGGCGGCCGCGGATCTGGTTCTGCTGGCCGGGCATTGGGGCGAAGCGAGCGGTTCGCTGCCGTTCGTGCCGCGCTTCGACCTGAACAGCGATGGTCGAATCTCCGTGGCCGATTTCATTCTGGCGACGGCCAATTGGGCGCTGGCGCAGTAG
- a CDS encoding efflux RND transporter periplasmic adaptor subunit, protein MKQVGKKKRRLSWLFIVLPLVVVALAAGGWYYFGQRAAATKTPATPALQTAKVRTGDITITASGAGNLLPASETALAFRTSGLLAQAAVKVGDRVEAGQVLARLDDADARAQVAQAEANLRLAELKLADLMAGADPAAVAAARASLAAAQADLSRLITPATASELLGAQENLRSTQEALALLLAGPDPAKLTAARATLTLAEINVRAAQAAYDKIADRADAGATAQAAALWQATTNYEKAAADYETVQAGPAADVITAARAKVAVAKSQLDAAKAAPDAAALKAAEAKVAQTQAQLDALLAGPNANDSEAARLSVTLTRYSLENAQRALNNTQLRAPISGTVLAVNAEAGETVGTAPIITVADLSASQLRFWVEESDLMSVAPGNPVQIVFDALPDLVFAGKVLRVDPSLVTVEGTSAVQAWASIDLAQHPVKLLSGLTAEVEIIAGEAKGALLVPVQALRELAPGSYAVFVVKADGQLEMRPVTVGLRDFANAQIISGLAKGDVVSTGTVETK, encoded by the coding sequence ATGAAGCAGGTCGGGAAGAAGAAGCGTCGGTTGAGTTGGCTGTTTATCGTTTTGCCGTTGGTCGTGGTTGCATTGGCCGCCGGTGGTTGGTACTATTTCGGCCAGCGCGCGGCCGCGACCAAAACGCCGGCCACCCCCGCGCTGCAAACCGCCAAAGTGCGCACCGGCGATATCACCATCACTGCCAGCGGCGCTGGCAACCTGTTGCCCGCCAGCGAAACGGCGTTGGCCTTCCGCACCAGCGGCCTCCTGGCCCAGGCGGCTGTCAAAGTGGGGGATCGCGTGGAAGCCGGACAGGTATTGGCGCGGCTGGATGACGCGGATGCACGTGCCCAGGTCGCCCAGGCCGAGGCCAATTTGCGGCTGGCCGAGCTTAAGCTGGCCGATCTGATGGCCGGGGCGGATCCGGCCGCAGTGGCAGCCGCGCGGGCCAGCCTGGCCGCGGCCCAGGCGGATCTTAGCCGGCTCATTACGCCCGCCACCGCGTCCGAGCTGTTGGGGGCGCAGGAAAACCTGCGCAGTACACAGGAGGCTTTGGCTCTCCTGCTGGCCGGCCCTGATCCGGCGAAACTCACGGCCGCCAGAGCCACCTTGACCCTGGCCGAGATCAACGTGCGGGCCGCGCAAGCCGCCTACGACAAGATCGCCGACCGTGCTGACGCTGGCGCGACGGCGCAGGCCGCCGCACTGTGGCAGGCGACGACCAACTATGAGAAGGCCGCGGCGGACTATGAGACGGTGCAGGCTGGCCCGGCCGCGGATGTCATCACCGCGGCGCGCGCTAAGGTGGCCGTGGCGAAGTCCCAGCTTGATGCTGCGAAAGCTGCCCCCGATGCCGCGGCGCTTAAGGCGGCCGAGGCCAAGGTGGCGCAGACCCAGGCGCAGCTGGACGCGCTGCTGGCCGGGCCTAACGCGAACGACAGCGAGGCCGCCAGACTCAGCGTGACCCTGACGCGCTACAGCCTGGAGAATGCCCAGCGGGCGTTGAACAACACGCAGTTGCGCGCGCCGATCTCCGGGACGGTGCTGGCGGTGAACGCCGAGGCCGGCGAGACGGTCGGGACAGCGCCAATCATCACGGTGGCCGATCTCTCCGCTTCGCAGCTGCGCTTCTGGGTCGAAGAAAGCGACCTGATGAGTGTCGCGCCGGGCAACCCCGTACAGATCGTCTTCGATGCGCTGCCCGACCTGGTCTTCGCGGGCAAGGTCTTGCGCGTGGATCCGTCGCTCGTCACGGTGGAGGGCACGTCCGCGGTGCAGGCCTGGGCCAGCATTGATCTGGCGCAGCATCCGGTCAAGCTGCTCTCCGGCCTGACCGCGGAGGTGGAGATCATCGCGGGCGAGGCCAAGGGCGCGCTGCTCGTGCCGGTGCAGGCGCTGCGCGAGCTGGCCCCCGGCTCCTATGCGGTGTTCGTCGTGAAGGCCGACGGCCAGTTGGAGATGCGGCCGGTGACGGTGGGCCTGCGTGATTTCGCCAACGCCCAGATCATCAGCGGCCTGGCGAAGGGCGATGTGGTCAGCACGGGCACCGTGGAGACGAAGTAG
- a CDS encoding ABC transporter ATP-binding protein, which translates to MEPNANVIEIRGLTRVYGMEDAMVYALAGVDLQVKRGEFVAIMGPSGSGKSTLMNILGCLDRPTDGEYHLDGEDVSQLDRNDLAIVRNLKIGFVFQSYNLLPRLSAVKNVMLPLLYNVEERLTEAERYERGVAALAAVGLGDRLHHRPNQMSGGQQQRVAIARALINKPAIILADEPTGNLDTRSSVEIMDLLNKVHGNGGTIVMVTHEPDIAGHAQRVVCVRDGKIVSDGRDGAGHCLERGGRDDA; encoded by the coding sequence ATGGAACCGAATGCAAATGTGATCGAAATCCGTGGCTTGACCCGGGTCTACGGCATGGAAGACGCGATGGTGTATGCGTTGGCCGGCGTGGATCTGCAAGTCAAGCGCGGTGAGTTTGTGGCAATCATGGGGCCGTCCGGGTCGGGCAAGTCCACCCTGATGAACATCCTGGGCTGCCTGGATCGGCCGACGGACGGCGAATATCACCTGGATGGCGAGGATGTCAGCCAACTGGACCGCAACGACCTGGCGATCGTCCGCAACCTGAAAATTGGCTTTGTCTTCCAATCGTACAATCTGCTGCCGCGGTTGAGCGCGGTGAAGAACGTGATGCTGCCGCTGCTTTACAACGTCGAAGAGCGGCTGACCGAGGCGGAACGCTACGAGCGCGGCGTCGCTGCGCTGGCAGCGGTGGGGCTGGGCGACCGGCTGCATCACCGGCCCAACCAAATGTCGGGCGGTCAGCAGCAGCGGGTGGCGATCGCGCGGGCGCTCATCAACAAACCGGCGATCATCCTGGCCGACGAGCCGACCGGCAACCTGGACACCAGGTCCAGCGTGGAGATCATGGATCTGTTGAACAAGGTGCATGGCAATGGCGGCACCATCGTCATGGTGACGCACGAGCCGGACATCGCGGGCCATGCGCAGCGCGTGGTCTGCGTGCGCGATGGGAAGATTGTCTCGGACGGCCGCGACGGCGCGGGCCATTGCCTGGAACGGGGAGGGCGTGATGACGCTTAA
- a CDS encoding ABC transporter permease — MTLNETLRVAWEGLKLNRVRSFLTTLGVIIGVASVIIMLAVSAGAEAAIADQINALGANLIIVNPVRGVPGASQTLTYDDALAIKEAVSNSEGVSAEFQVVQDTSTARARLEGITILGVTADFPIVRDYAVGEGRFFTADENERKLKVVVLGYGMAQDLFGSDSAIGQVVTVGSTRLTVVGVMEEKGVVADVDYDGRLYIPLQLLYQKFSPSVLAADRVRTIYIKAESQEAMTSVTNQIKALLVERHDVDPAKPDFVLQTQQDIISTQQATTEAFRDLLAWVAAISLLVGGIGIMNIMLVSVTERTREIGLRQALGARPRDVLLQFLIEAVTLSLVGGLAGVILGIGGAELFGRLGDMQTQIVPVSVPLAFGAAAAVGIFFGYYPATKAAQLDPIVALRHE, encoded by the coding sequence ATGACGCTTAATGAAACACTGCGGGTGGCCTGGGAAGGGCTGAAGCTCAACCGGGTGCGCTCCTTTCTGACAACGTTGGGTGTGATCATCGGCGTGGCGTCGGTCATCATCATGTTGGCGGTCAGTGCGGGGGCCGAGGCGGCCATCGCCGATCAGATCAACGCCCTGGGCGCCAACCTGATCATCGTCAACCCGGTGCGCGGGGTGCCGGGCGCATCGCAGACCCTCACCTACGACGACGCGCTGGCAATCAAGGAGGCGGTGAGCAACAGCGAAGGCGTGTCCGCCGAATTCCAGGTGGTGCAGGATACGAGCACCGCACGCGCCAGGCTGGAAGGGATCACCATCCTCGGCGTCACAGCCGACTTCCCGATCGTGCGCGATTATGCAGTCGGGGAAGGCCGGTTCTTCACCGCCGACGAGAACGAACGCAAGCTGAAGGTGGTCGTCCTCGGCTATGGCATGGCGCAGGATCTGTTCGGCAGTGACAGCGCCATCGGGCAGGTAGTTACCGTCGGTTCAACCAGGCTGACGGTGGTGGGCGTGATGGAGGAGAAGGGCGTGGTGGCCGATGTGGATTACGACGGCCGGCTGTACATCCCGCTGCAACTGCTATATCAGAAGTTCAGCCCATCCGTCCTCGCCGCGGATCGGGTGCGCACCATCTACATCAAGGCGGAGAGCCAGGAGGCGATGACCAGCGTCACCAACCAGATCAAGGCGCTGCTGGTCGAGCGCCACGATGTGGATCCGGCCAAACCCGACTTCGTCCTGCAAACACAGCAGGACATCATCAGCACGCAGCAGGCCACGACCGAGGCGTTCCGCGATCTGCTGGCGTGGGTGGCGGCGATCTCGCTGCTGGTGGGCGGCATCGGCATCATGAACATCATGCTCGTGTCGGTGACGGAGCGCACGCGTGAGATCGGCCTGCGCCAGGCGTTGGGCGCCCGGCCGCGCGATGTGCTGCTGCAATTCCTGATCGAGGCGGTCACGCTCAGCCTGGTCGGCGGCCTGGCAGGCGTCATTCTGGGGATCGGCGGCGCGGAGCTGTTCGGCCGGCTGGGTGACATGCAGACGCAGATCGTCCCGGTCTCGGTCCCGCTGGCGTTCGGCGCGGCCGCGGCCGTGGGCATCTTCTTCGGCTATTATCCCGCCACGAAGGCGGCGCAACTCGACCCCATCGTGGCGTTGAGGCACGAATGA